From one Pseudobdellovibrionaceae bacterium genomic stretch:
- a CDS encoding flagellin FliC, translating to MGLTVTTNISSIAAQNTLSRSQRAMDKSFTQLASGSRITKAADDAAGLSISETLKSTIRGYTQAQRNANDGISMVQVAEGGLGEISNILTRMRELGVQAASDTVGDVERGFIDKEVQQLKAEIQRIAESTRFGSTKLLDGSGEEFSFQVDIGNDDFQDRINFDSSAQVATTSELGVDGFEFSDKAGAREALEVLETAQRTVNGHRANLGAIQNRLISTTENLGVAVENFSAANMRIRDTDVAQSSAELSRNNILLNASIGVLAQANQTPAAALKLIG from the coding sequence ATGGGACTTACGGTAACAACTAATATCTCCTCTATTGCTGCACAGAACACTCTGTCGCGCAGTCAGAGGGCAATGGACAAGAGCTTCACTCAACTAGCGAGTGGAAGCCGAATTACAAAAGCAGCTGACGATGCTGCCGGACTCTCTATCAGTGAAACATTAAAGTCCACGATTCGTGGCTACACCCAGGCTCAACGCAATGCCAACGATGGTATTTCCATGGTGCAAGTGGCAGAGGGCGGATTGGGTGAAATCAGCAATATCCTGACTCGCATGCGGGAGTTGGGTGTGCAGGCCGCATCCGATACTGTGGGTGACGTAGAAAGAGGTTTCATCGATAAAGAGGTGCAGCAGCTCAAAGCTGAGATTCAGCGTATCGCCGAGTCCACGCGCTTTGGCTCGACTAAATTATTGGATGGTTCAGGAGAAGAATTCTCCTTTCAAGTGGACATTGGTAACGATGACTTCCAGGACAGAATCAACTTTGATTCCAGTGCGCAGGTCGCCACGACTTCAGAACTTGGAGTGGATGGCTTTGAATTTTCCGACAAAGCAGGTGCCCGTGAGGCTCTTGAAGTGTTGGAAACAGCGCAAAGAACAGTGAATGGTCACCGAGCAAATCTGGGTGCCATTCAAAACCGGTTGATTTCGACTACTGAGAATCTGGGAGTGGCGGTTGAGAACTTCTCGGCTGCAAATATGCGGATTCGGGACACAGATGTGGCGCAATCCTCTGCGGAACTTTCGCGCAACAACATCCTGTTGAACGCCTCGATTGGTGTGTTAGCACAGGCCAATCAGACGCCCGCAGCCGCACTGAAATTGATTGGATAA
- a CDS encoding alpha/beta fold hydrolase, whose translation MDILRRVLYISAFLSLILSGHLAGAAPKALVVLIPGFGSSILHEIPPHDLPPESVSPYFSATVAGTMIEAGYDVLALKGMGSAADFAVNGGRAISQINEYMLRYQGNPPPVYLLGHSMGGLLSLYVTNEIGFEVPIKKIILLSTPLRGSKVANKIANGIIPLRLAEKAAEALSGIVDLRGIVQMTTPKVDAFIAQLRLPAGIDIRAFSGVQPRNKLILPSWDAPIQSPLYIPFAKLVGEDSDGVVGLSSSLPKTMAIPSIGKNRLMVQSEPLVAELDHEEQHMDYRVIEDLFQTDEVDFIDQKQREFYQHMIRCWELPSCMPVGNK comes from the coding sequence ATGGATATCTTGAGGCGAGTCCTATATATAAGCGCGTTTTTGTCACTGATTCTGTCTGGCCACCTGGCGGGAGCGGCACCAAAGGCACTTGTGGTTCTCATCCCGGGCTTTGGCAGCAGCATTCTCCATGAAATACCACCCCATGATCTTCCACCGGAGTCCGTGTCACCTTATTTTTCTGCCACTGTGGCGGGTACCATGATCGAGGCGGGCTATGATGTTCTCGCTCTCAAAGGCATGGGAAGTGCCGCTGATTTCGCAGTTAACGGTGGGCGGGCCATCAGCCAAATTAATGAGTACATGCTTCGATACCAGGGCAACCCTCCTCCTGTTTATCTCCTTGGACACAGTATGGGAGGTCTACTGTCCCTTTATGTGACCAACGAAATTGGCTTTGAAGTCCCAATCAAAAAAATCATTCTTTTGTCCACTCCCCTCAGGGGTTCAAAAGTAGCCAATAAGATCGCCAACGGCATTATCCCCTTACGTTTGGCCGAGAAGGCGGCAGAAGCCCTGTCCGGGATAGTAGATTTGCGTGGCATTGTGCAAATGACCACTCCCAAGGTAGATGCCTTTATTGCCCAGTTGCGACTGCCGGCTGGAATCGACATCAGAGCCTTTTCCGGTGTTCAACCGCGCAACAAGTTGATTCTCCCCTCTTGGGACGCCCCTATTCAAAGCCCCCTGTACATTCCGTTCGCTAAATTGGTGGGCGAAGATTCCGACGGCGTGGTGGGACTCAGTTCCAGCTTGCCAAAAACCATGGCTATTCCCTCGATCGGTAAAAATCGTTTGATGGTCCAGAGCGAACCTTTGGTGGCAGAGCTTGACCATGAAGAGCAGCACATGGACTACCGGGTGATTGAAGATCTCTTTCAAACCGATGAGGTCGACTTTATCGACCAAAAACAACGGGAGTTCTACCAACACATGATCCGCTGTTGGGAACTCCCATCTTGTATGCCAGTGGGGAACAAGTAA
- a CDS encoding HipA domain-containing protein has protein sequence MSSPKDIETLQVFKGKDLAGELRRTKKGCEFTYDKMFLSNPNDMGICFAMPKSQSSYRHDGVNLPPFFAGLLPEGLRLKALIKGLKTSEDDLFTLLAAIGDRCVGDVYVRGTGEVPPRPTPLKLSEVDFYQLFKDSLGVDVVQSTSEGLAGVQDKISAAMISFPLNIAKKDKAYILKLNPKGKPNLLQNELACLQLAKKCGLQVNKAKLVKDKNKNLGLLIERFDRRPSDQGGMEMLHQEDACQLLDLYPADKYRISYRQIAEALEKYSTAPLLDLLALIQVYAFSYLIGNGDLHGKNVSLQRDHSNGRAQLTPFYDLICTYIYKDRKMALKLDGKDDNIKRKSLIQFGARHGLAQRAIEGMLDSMLEKFERHHHLILEFEGLKKADQSLLKKMIKSRKQDLDR, from the coding sequence ATGAGTTCCCCCAAAGACATCGAGACTCTTCAGGTCTTCAAAGGCAAGGACTTGGCTGGTGAACTTCGGAGAACAAAGAAGGGCTGTGAGTTCACTTACGACAAGATGTTTTTGTCCAATCCTAACGACATGGGTATTTGTTTTGCCATGCCCAAAAGCCAAAGCAGCTATCGTCATGATGGGGTTAATCTCCCGCCATTTTTTGCTGGTCTCTTGCCAGAAGGCCTCAGGCTTAAAGCGCTCATCAAAGGTCTTAAGACCTCAGAGGACGATCTCTTTACATTACTGGCTGCTATTGGTGATCGCTGCGTGGGTGACGTTTATGTGCGGGGAACAGGCGAGGTCCCGCCAAGGCCGACTCCGCTTAAGCTCTCGGAGGTGGATTTTTATCAGCTGTTTAAAGACAGCCTCGGGGTTGATGTCGTGCAAAGTACGAGTGAGGGACTGGCTGGAGTTCAGGATAAGATCTCAGCGGCAATGATCAGCTTTCCCCTTAATATCGCTAAAAAAGACAAGGCCTATATTCTTAAGCTCAATCCTAAGGGTAAACCCAATCTTCTACAGAACGAGCTGGCCTGCCTGCAGTTGGCAAAAAAGTGTGGTCTTCAAGTAAACAAGGCCAAGTTGGTCAAAGATAAAAATAAAAATCTTGGTCTACTCATCGAGAGGTTTGACCGCCGCCCATCTGATCAGGGAGGGATGGAGATGCTCCATCAGGAAGACGCCTGTCAGCTTCTCGATCTCTATCCCGCCGACAAATACCGCATCTCCTATCGGCAAATCGCCGAGGCTCTAGAGAAATACTCGACGGCCCCTCTGCTTGATCTATTGGCATTGATTCAAGTCTATGCCTTTTCTTATCTCATCGGTAACGGTGACCTTCATGGAAAAAACGTGAGTTTGCAAAGGGATCACAGTAACGGGAGGGCGCAACTGACCCCCTTTTACGACCTCATTTGTACCTACATCTACAAGGATCGAAAAATGGCCCTCAAGCTGGATGGCAAGGATGACAACATCAAACGCAAATCGCTGATTCAGTTTGGTGCCCGCCACGGACTGGCACAAAGGGCCATTGAAGGAATGCTGGATTCCATGCTGGAGAAGTTCGAAAGGCACCACCATCTCATTTTGGAGTTCGAGGGTTTGAAGAAAGCTGACCAATCCCTGCTAAAAAAGATGATCAAAAGTCGGAAGCAAGACCTCGACAGGTAG
- a CDS encoding helix-turn-helix transcriptional regulator yields the protein MNHRIQVSEIPQLGKAIRDERKARHLTQTQLADIAGVSLNFVSQLESGKPRVQLDKVLAVMGALGLELQIVFASSLSKETKS from the coding sequence ATGAACCACAGAATCCAAGTTTCTGAGATACCTCAATTGGGCAAGGCAATCCGGGACGAGAGAAAGGCCCGTCACCTGACCCAGACTCAATTGGCCGACATCGCAGGTGTGAGCCTGAACTTTGTCAGCCAATTGGAGTCGGGTAAACCGCGAGTGCAACTCGATAAGGTCTTAGCCGTCATGGGCGCACTCGGCCTTGAGCTGCAAATTGTTTTTGCCAGTTCTCTGTCTAAGGAAACGAAGTCATGA